The sequence TTCGGGCAACTTTGCTCCAATAGAGTGCACCTGCACACATCAGGCATGGTTCTACCGTAACATATACTATAGCATCGGGAAGGTATTTTGCCCCCAAATAATTAAATGCTGAAGTCAGGGCGATGATTTCTGCATGTGCTGTAGGGTCATTAAGTTGCTCAACCTGATTATGGCCACGGGCGATAATTTTACCAGCCACAACCACTACTGCCCCAACCGGAACTTCACCTTCTTTAAAAGCTTTTTGTGCCTCTTTTAAAGCATGTTGCATATAATATTCATCATCCATCATAATGTTGTAATTTAATCAATATGCCTACAGCTATTCCAACAACGATTAAAACAACTTCTATGGCATCTGCTACATTATCTGAACAGCTCGATCTGGTTGAGAAAAAATACCGGTCCGGAATTACAAAATCCTACACCTGGCGCCGTAATAAATTGCTGCAATTAAAAGCATTGGTCTTACAACACGAACAGGATATTTATGACGCTTTGTATAAAGACCTGCATAAAAGTAAGGAAGAAGTGTGGGCTACAGAACTGGGTATTCTGCTTGCAGAGATCAACTTTGCACTCAAGCATCTGAAAGCCTGGATGCAGCCGAAACGTGCAGGTACCAATCTTGTGAACCTTCCTTCATCCAGTTATATTTATACAGAACCACTTGGTGTGGTTCTGATCATCGGTCCATGGAACTATCCATTTATGTTATTGATGAGTCCATTTGTCGGTGCGCTGGCAGCAGGCAATACCGTTGTATTAAAACCCAGTGAATTTGCTCCTGCAACTGCAGCGCTGCTGCACAAAATGATCAGTTCAGGTTTCGACCCATCGGAAGTATTTTTAGTAGAAGGAGATGGTGCTGTAGTTGTTCCTGAAATGATGCAGCAATTTACTTTTGGCCATGTTTTTTTTACCGGAGGAACAGCCATCGGCAAAATCATTTATGAAATGGCTGCCAGTAAATTAGTGCCGGTAACGCTGGAACTTGGCGGCAAAAGTCCCTGTGTGGTAGAAGCTGATGCCAATATTTCAGTAGCAGCCAGGCGCATTGCAGGTACCAAGTTTTCAAATGCCGGGCAAATGTGCATCGCGCCTGATTATATCCTTGTCCATGAGTCCGTAAAGGATAAATTGGTGCTGGCTTTGAAAAAGGCGCTGACAGATTTTTTTTCTGCCAATCCTGAAGAAAATGAGAATTATGGCAGAATTATAAACGATAGGCAATTTAATCGACTGGTAAATTATTTGCAGGAAGGACATATTATACATGGAGGCGAATTAAGCGCCGAAAAAAAATATATCGCACCAACGCTAATGGATCAGGTGAAGGCTGGCGCTGCTGTTATGAAGGAAGAAATATTCGGGCCAATTTTGCCGATCCTGACATTTTCCAGCCAACAGGAAGCCCTTGATATCATTGCACAGAACCCCAATCCATTGTCATTTTATGTATTTACCAACAGTGTATCCAAAGAAGAGGCATGGATTGAAGCGGTAAGTTTTGGCGGCGGGTGTGTAAATAATTCCAGCTGGCATTTTGCCAATCCGCATTTGCCATTTGGCGGCCGTGGCAAAAGTGGCCTGGGTGCAGCACATGGAAAAGCTTCTTTTGATTGTTTTACGCATTATAAATCGGTGATGAAGACGCCTACCTGGTTTGATCCGTCTATAAAATATCCGCCATACAAGGGTAAATTATCCCTGTTCAAAAAATTAATCAGGTGATACATCCATCCAGTCGTAAACGCAGGGTATTTATTCCTGTTTCCCTCTTTATCGCAGTAGCAACATGTATAATTTATATCAGTACAAATCCGGGTATGAGTGTTAGACAACAATTATTGCAGTGGATTTACCCCACATTGATTAAAGCCGGTAAATTATTCGGGTCTGAAAACAAAGTACTCGTTAACCAGCAAAGTGTCAGACCCATTGAATCATTGTATAACCTGGTGATTTCTTTGAATGATGGAAGTAAACTTTCAATGGCAACGTTGAAAGGTAAAAAAATCCTGCTGGTGAATACCGCATCGGATTGCGGTTATACGGCCCAGTATGAAGAATTGCAGGAACTATCGGAACAGTATAATAAAAACCTGGTGGTGATCGCATTCCCTGCCAATGATTTCAAGGAGCAGGAAAAAGGTGATGATGCATCAATTGCGCAGTTCTGCAAAAAGAATTATGGTGTAAGTTTTCCACTTTCTAAAAAGACCAGCGTAATAAAAAGTAATCAACAGGATCCTGTATTTCACTGGCTATCAGACCATCGCTTGAATGGTTGGTGTGACCGTGATCCAGAATGGAATTTTTCAAAATACCTGGTGGATGAAAACGGAACGCTGACCCATTATTTTCCAGCAGCCATTTCTCCTTTAGACCCTATTGTAACAAAATTTATCCAGGCAAACACCGATAAATAGCGGACTATGTTTACCAAAAGCGACATTGAGAAGTATTTTATTGCAGAAAAACAGGAGAGCATGTTTTTCCTGGTGATTGGCTTGATCGCCATCAGCCTCTCGGCTTATTTTTATTTTGTGCATAAGGCCCCATTCCAGAAAGGGCTGGCCATTCCCATTCTCCTTATAGGATTCATCCAGGCTGTGGTGGGTTATACGGTCTATGACCGAAGTGACCGGCAAAGGATTGATAATGTGTATGCCTATGATATGAACCCCTCAAAGTTGCAGGTGGAAGAATTGGCTAGGATGAAAACAGTGAACCATAATTTTATTGTGTACCGGTGGGTAGAAATCGCTTGCCTGACTGCCGGCATCATTTTGGTGGTCATGTTTTGCAAAGAAGACACTAACCGGTTTGTTTTAGGAGTGGGAACCGGACTGGCGATACAGGCAGCCATCATGCTGACCGCTGACTTTTTTGCTGAACGACGGGCTTTATGGTATACAAAAGGAATAGAAGAATTCCTCCAGATAAAATAGGTGTATTAGCCACATGTGTATGCCATAGTATCCATATCAACCACCCTTCTTTCAAAAGCGAATCCGGTATAGTTTTTATTGATCTCATCAAGAATGGCATCAATTTCTTCAACTGATTTCATAACCACCAGTTTTGTGCGGAATTCCTTGATATTGGGCAAGCCTTTGAGGTAATTATTATAATGTCTTCTCATTTCATTGATGCCGGGAATAAGTCCTTTCCATTCGACAGATCTATGTAAATGTTTCCTGATCACTTCAACCCGCTGTTCAATGGTTGGTGGTGGGAGGTGCTGTCCTGTTTGCAGAAAATGCCTGATTTCCTGGAATATCCAGGGATAACCAATGGCTGCGCGGCCGATCATAATGCCATCAATGCCATATCTTTTTTTGTATTCCAATGCTTTTTCAGGGGAATCGATGTCGCCATTACCAAAGATGGGAATAGTGATGCGGGGATTTTCCTTCACCCTTGCAATATGCGTCCAGTCCGCCTCGCCTTTATATAATTGGTTTCTGGTCCGTCCATGGATTGAAAGGGCTTTAATACCAACATCCTGCAATCGTTCTGCAACTTCAACAATATTGATGGATGTTGCGTCCCAGCCCAGCCTTGTTTTTACCGTGACCGGGAGGCGGGTAGCCCGAACGCAGGCAGCGGTAAGGCGAACCATCAGGTCGATGTCTTTTAATACTGCAGCACCAGCCCCCTTTGTCACAACCTTTTTCACCGGGCAGCCAAAATTGATATCCAGCAGGTCTGGGTTAACAGTATCAACGATCTGTGCACTCATAGCCATCGCATCTTCATCCCCCCCAAAAATCTGGATTCCAACCGGCCGCTCGTAATCAAAGACGTCCAGCTTTTGGCGGCTTTTAATGGCATCCCTGATCAGGCCCTCACTACTGATAAATTCAGTAAACATAAGGTCTGCGCCGTTGTCTTTGCAGACTGCACGAAATGGCGGGTCACTCACGTCTTCCATGGGTGCCAGGAGCAGGGGAAACTCAGGTAATGTTATGGGGCCGATCTTAACCAGGATGCACTATTTTTCGCAAAGCTAGGTTAATGTGGTCTAATTTTATTGCATATTGCATCACAGGATCATCCGGTTACCCGGTCAGAATTAAAAAATATGACGAAATATCTTAAGTATAAACCCGCCTGGATTCAACTGGTGATTTTTGGTAGCCTGACATTTGGTTTTTATTTATGTTTCGGATTGCTCGCTTTTTTTGGCATAGCCAAATTTCACAACCTTTCCCCGGAGCAGTTACAAGCCACAAACTTCAATGATCCCGCAGTGCTGGCCGCGCTTAAAGTTGTATTGGCTGTAATGACCATCGTGATTTTTCTTTTACCCGCTTTGGTTTTTGCTTATTTAAGCGATAAAAGACCCCTTCAATATATAGGCCTGAAAAAGCCGGCGCCGGTTAATTTCTGGTGGCTTGGCGCACTAATGATGTTGCTGGCATTTCCATTGGCATCCTGGCTCAACCAGATAAACCAGAACTTGCATCTGCCTTCATTCCTGAAATCTACTGAAGATGCGTTGCGGACTGCCGAAGCCAATGCCAACGAATTAATGGCCGCTATGCTTGATATGAGAAATCCATTGGACCTTGTTGCGATGTTATTTGTAGTGGCTTTGTTGCCCGCCATTTGTGAAGAGTTGTTTTTCAGGGGCGTATTACAGCGGTTGTTTATCCAGATTTTTCAAAGACCCTGGACAGGTATCATTATTACCGCCATCCTGTTTTCTGCATTCCATGGGCAATTCCTGGGATTTTTCCCCAGGGTATTTCTGGGCATTGTCCTGGGCGCCATCTATTGGTATAGTGGAAGTATCTGGCCCGCAATTGTAGCTCATTTTATTAATAATGCCATTCAGGTTGTTTATGTGTATAAGGACAAATCCTACATCAATAACGAACCCGATGTACAGCCCATCCTGGTCATCTTCAGTGCACTGCTGGTGGTGGGAATAGCCTGGTATATGCGCCGGATTTCACAAACACATTATGGTGAGTTATACGATACAGATGACGAATTGATTTTGCCTTCTAGGGATGAGGAAGGTAAGGAGAAGTAAGCAGGTTGCTGTGGATTACATTATCACGGTGGAATAGTACATGGAATATTAACTAGTAATCAAATCAATATAAATTGCATGCGTGAAGTTCACGGTTTTCAGCTTCCTGCTCACTGCTAACAAATTAACCATGGCATTTAACTGGCAAACATTCTGGACCAGGACCTGGACCGCCCTTATTTTTGCGGCAGTAATGGTGACGGGCTTATTCTGGAATCAGTGGGCGTTTTTTATCCTTTTTTCCATCGTTCATTTTGGGTGTTGGTATGAGTACCAAAAATTGGTGGCCAAATTTGCTACAGACTATGAAGCGATTACCCCTTTCCACAGGTATGGGGTGATGCTTGCCGGATGGACCCTGGTCCTGTATTTCACAGGTAAGGGATTAACCTTTGGTTCGTTTTCCCTGCATGCATTGGGCTGGTGGGCCGGACTTTTATTCCTTTTTGTGCTACCAATTACGGAATTGCTGTTTACCAGGCATATTTCCCTCCAAAATATCCGCTACTCTGCTTTAGGAATCCTCTACATATCATTAAGTCTGGGTCTGCTGATGGACCTACGAACGCATCCTGAATTTGGATACCTGCTTCCCGTAACCATTATTTTTTCTATCTGGATCAATGACACTATGGCCTACCTGGTGGGTTCAATGATCGGCAAAACACCCTTAACTGCCATCTCCCCGAAAAAGACCTGGGAAGGGACGCTGGGTGGAATTATAATCAGCATAGCTGCAATGGGAGTACTGTCTTATTTCACCCACCATCCGGTTTTCCATGCTGCCGTGATTGCGGCCATAGCAGCCATTTCCGGAACATTTGGCGACCTGCTAGAAAGTAAATTAAAAAGGTTGGCCGGGGTTAAAGACAGTGGCCAGATCATGCCAGGCCATGGCGGTTTCCTGGATCGATTTGACTCCTTGTTGCTGGCGGTACCCTTCGTTTGGGTATATGTAAAATTTATCCTGACCTAGCAATACCGGGTCGTTCCTTATCTTTGCGGTATGGAGAACCTTTTACAGCAAATTGAAGGATATAAACAAGAGATCGATGCTATCGAAATCAATGGCGCAGTTGCACTGGAAGAATACCGCATCAGATTCCTGGGCACCAAGGGCATCGTGAAGGCATTATTCGGGGAAATGCGAAATATACCTGCAGACCAGAAGAAAGAATTCGGTGCTATCCTGAACGACTTCAAACTCTTTGCTGAAAGGAAATTTGATACCTGGAAAAACAGCCTGGGAGATTTGGTAACCGTTAATGAAGAAGCTCCTGCTGGTGCAGGGATTGACTGGACGCTCCCGGGTGATCCTTCCCCCATAGGTTCACGGCATCCCATCAGCATCGTCAGAAATGAGATCGTATCCATTTTCCGAAGGCTGGGTTTTTCAGTGGCTGAAGGCCCTGAGATAGAAGACGACTGGCATAATTTCACGGCACTGAACCTGCCTGAAAATCATCCTGCCCGCGATATGCAGGACACATTTTACATGAACCAGAACCCTGACTGGTTGCTGCGCACGCATACCAGCAATGTACAGGTAAGGGAAATGGAAAAGCATAAATTACCGATAAGGATTGTTTGCCCGGGTCGCGTTTACCGCAACGAGACCATCTCTGCACGGGCCCATTGTTTTTTCCATCAGGTAGAGGGGTTATATATTGATGAACATGTTTCCTTTGCCGACCTCAAGCAAACCTTGTATTTTTTTGTACAGGAATTATTTGGAAGGGAGGTGAAAATAAGGTTCCGGCCTTCTTATTTTCCATTTACCGAGCCTAGTGCGGAAATGGATATCAGCTGCCTGCTATGCAACGGTAAGGGATGCAATGTATGCAAGCAAACTACCTGGGTTGAGATTTTAGGTTGTGGTATGGTGCATCCCCAGGTACTTGAAAATTGCGGTATTGATTCCAATAAATATACAGGGTTTGCCTTCGGCATGGGCATCGAGAGGATCACGATGTTAAAATACCAGATCAATGACCTGAGGTTGTTCAGTGAAAATGATGTCCGTTTCCTGCAACAGTTTACGGCCACCTATTAAGCGGCATTATTTATACAACTATGCCAGCCATCAATAAAACAATTTGTGTTTGCGGAGCCGGAACCATGGGTGCAGGAATAACTCAGGCTGCAGCCCAACAAGGCTTTGCTGTAATACTTTATGACCTGAATCCCGCTGTTCTCCAACAAGCCAGGGACCAGGTTGAAAATAACCTGCAAGTGCTTCATGAAAAGCAAAAATTATCCCTTGCGGAGAAAGCATCCATTATTGAAAATATACAATGGTCAGGCGACATAAATCAATGCCGGGCAGAAATTATTATTGAAGCCATTGTTGAAAATCTGCCAGCTAAAATTGATCTCTTTAAACAGTTGGCTGCAATAAACGGACCCACTGCTATATATGCCAGTAATACCTCATCCCTGGCCATAACTGCTATTGCCTTGGCACATCCTTTTCCAGCAAGAGTTGCTGGCCTGCATTTTTTTAATCCGGCAACGCTAATGAAGCTTGTTGAAGTAGTACAAACAATCCATAGTGCCGATAATACCATTCAAACCCTGGTGCAGTTGGTAAAAAACCTGGGCAAAACACCTGTGGTTTGCAATGACGCTCCAGGGTTTATAGTGAATAGGGTTGCAAGGCCATTTTATATTGAATCATTGCGCCTGGCAGAAGAAGGGATTCCCATTCCAGTTATTGATGCGCTGATGACCGCAGCCGGTTTTAAAATGGGTCCGTTCCGGTTGATGGACCTGATTGGGAATGATATCAACTATGCGGTGAGCTGCAGCATATATGAACAGATGGGTGAACCTGCACGATTGAAACCTTCTTTTATTCAGCAAGAGAAAGTAGCCCAGGGAAAACTGGGTCGCAAATCAGGCGCTGGTTATTATACTTATTCAGCATGACGCAAACTAGTATGCAGCCAATTCAATATAAGGTTTTGGTAACCGGAGGTACCGGTTTTTTAGGTGCCTGGATTATCAGGGCACTGGTATTGGAAGGATACCAGGTTCGCGCAATAAAAAGGTCCGGCAGCGAATTGCCTGGGTTTATTGAAAGCCACGTCCTTCAAAAGGTAAATTGGGTAGAGGGCGATGTATTGGATATCATGAGCTTGAAGGAAGCTATGGCAGGGATAGATGTTGTAATCCATGCAGCAGCCATTGTTTCATTCCAAAAAGCCGACCGGGCCAATATGTATGCCACGAATATTAATGGCACTGCTAATGTGGTGAACCTTTCCCTCGAAGCCGGCATAAAAAAACTCATCTATATAAGTTCGGTTGCAGCCCTGGGAAGAACAAAGGACGGAGACAAGGTGGATGAAAAAAAAGTATGGGAAGAAAGTGCCGTAAACACCCATTATGCCATTTCAAAATACAGGGCAGAAATGGAAGTCTGGCGTGGGTTTGCTGAAGGGCAGGAAGGAGTGATCCTTAATCCAAGTACAATTATTGGATATGGAAACTGGAACAACAGCAGTTGCGCCATTTTTAAAAATGTATATGATGAATTTCCCTGGTATACCAATGGCGTGAAT comes from Flavihumibacter fluvii and encodes:
- the tadA gene encoding tRNA adenosine(34) deaminase TadA encodes the protein MMDDEYYMQHALKEAQKAFKEGEVPVGAVVVVAGKIIARGHNQVEQLNDPTAHAEIIALTSAFNYLGAKYLPDAIVYVTVEPCLMCAGALYWSKVARIVWGADDDKNGHARLTGQHSPFHPKATITKGVLADECAELMKSFFRQRR
- a CDS encoding aldehyde dehydrogenase, encoding MPTAIPTTIKTTSMASATLSEQLDLVEKKYRSGITKSYTWRRNKLLQLKALVLQHEQDIYDALYKDLHKSKEEVWATELGILLAEINFALKHLKAWMQPKRAGTNLVNLPSSSYIYTEPLGVVLIIGPWNYPFMLLMSPFVGALAAGNTVVLKPSEFAPATAALLHKMISSGFDPSEVFLVEGDGAVVVPEMMQQFTFGHVFFTGGTAIGKIIYEMAASKLVPVTLELGGKSPCVVEADANISVAARRIAGTKFSNAGQMCIAPDYILVHESVKDKLVLALKKALTDFFSANPEENENYGRIINDRQFNRLVNYLQEGHIIHGGELSAEKKYIAPTLMDQVKAGAAVMKEEIFGPILPILTFSSQQEALDIIAQNPNPLSFYVFTNSVSKEEAWIEAVSFGGGCVNNSSWHFANPHLPFGGRGKSGLGAAHGKASFDCFTHYKSVMKTPTWFDPSIKYPPYKGKLSLFKKLIR
- a CDS encoding glutathione peroxidase; amino-acid sequence: MSVRQQLLQWIYPTLIKAGKLFGSENKVLVNQQSVRPIESLYNLVISLNDGSKLSMATLKGKKILLVNTASDCGYTAQYEELQELSEQYNKNLVVIAFPANDFKEQEKGDDASIAQFCKKNYGVSFPLSKKTSVIKSNQQDPVFHWLSDHRLNGWCDRDPEWNFSKYLVDENGTLTHYFPAAISPLDPIVTKFIQANTDK
- the dusB gene encoding tRNA dihydrouridine synthase DusB is translated as MVKIGPITLPEFPLLLAPMEDVSDPPFRAVCKDNGADLMFTEFISSEGLIRDAIKSRQKLDVFDYERPVGIQIFGGDEDAMAMSAQIVDTVNPDLLDINFGCPVKKVVTKGAGAAVLKDIDLMVRLTAACVRATRLPVTVKTRLGWDATSINIVEVAERLQDVGIKALSIHGRTRNQLYKGEADWTHIARVKENPRITIPIFGNGDIDSPEKALEYKKRYGIDGIMIGRAAIGYPWIFQEIRHFLQTGQHLPPPTIEQRVEVIRKHLHRSVEWKGLIPGINEMRRHYNNYLKGLPNIKEFRTKLVVMKSVEEIDAILDEINKNYTGFAFERRVVDMDTMAYTCG
- a CDS encoding type II CAAX endopeptidase family protein produces the protein MTKYLKYKPAWIQLVIFGSLTFGFYLCFGLLAFFGIAKFHNLSPEQLQATNFNDPAVLAALKVVLAVMTIVIFLLPALVFAYLSDKRPLQYIGLKKPAPVNFWWLGALMMLLAFPLASWLNQINQNLHLPSFLKSTEDALRTAEANANELMAAMLDMRNPLDLVAMLFVVALLPAICEELFFRGVLQRLFIQIFQRPWTGIIITAILFSAFHGQFLGFFPRVFLGIVLGAIYWYSGSIWPAIVAHFINNAIQVVYVYKDKSYINNEPDVQPILVIFSALLVVGIAWYMRRISQTHYGELYDTDDELILPSRDEEGKEK
- a CDS encoding phosphatidate cytidylyltransferase, whose product is MKFTVFSFLLTANKLTMAFNWQTFWTRTWTALIFAAVMVTGLFWNQWAFFILFSIVHFGCWYEYQKLVAKFATDYEAITPFHRYGVMLAGWTLVLYFTGKGLTFGSFSLHALGWWAGLLFLFVLPITELLFTRHISLQNIRYSALGILYISLSLGLLMDLRTHPEFGYLLPVTIIFSIWINDTMAYLVGSMIGKTPLTAISPKKTWEGTLGGIIISIAAMGVLSYFTHHPVFHAAVIAAIAAISGTFGDLLESKLKRLAGVKDSGQIMPGHGGFLDRFDSLLLAVPFVWVYVKFILT
- the pheS gene encoding phenylalanine--tRNA ligase subunit alpha; translated protein: MENLLQQIEGYKQEIDAIEINGAVALEEYRIRFLGTKGIVKALFGEMRNIPADQKKEFGAILNDFKLFAERKFDTWKNSLGDLVTVNEEAPAGAGIDWTLPGDPSPIGSRHPISIVRNEIVSIFRRLGFSVAEGPEIEDDWHNFTALNLPENHPARDMQDTFYMNQNPDWLLRTHTSNVQVREMEKHKLPIRIVCPGRVYRNETISARAHCFFHQVEGLYIDEHVSFADLKQTLYFFVQELFGREVKIRFRPSYFPFTEPSAEMDISCLLCNGKGCNVCKQTTWVEILGCGMVHPQVLENCGIDSNKYTGFAFGMGIERITMLKYQINDLRLFSENDVRFLQQFTATY
- a CDS encoding 3-hydroxyacyl-CoA dehydrogenase NAD-binding domain-containing protein; protein product: MPAINKTICVCGAGTMGAGITQAAAQQGFAVILYDLNPAVLQQARDQVENNLQVLHEKQKLSLAEKASIIENIQWSGDINQCRAEIIIEAIVENLPAKIDLFKQLAAINGPTAIYASNTSSLAITAIALAHPFPARVAGLHFFNPATLMKLVEVVQTIHSADNTIQTLVQLVKNLGKTPVVCNDAPGFIVNRVARPFYIESLRLAEEGIPIPVIDALMTAAGFKMGPFRLMDLIGNDINYAVSCSIYEQMGEPARLKPSFIQQEKVAQGKLGRKSGAGYYTYSA
- a CDS encoding SDR family NAD(P)-dependent oxidoreductase, with amino-acid sequence MTQTSMQPIQYKVLVTGGTGFLGAWIIRALVLEGYQVRAIKRSGSELPGFIESHVLQKVNWVEGDVLDIMSLKEAMAGIDVVIHAAAIVSFQKADRANMYATNINGTANVVNLSLEAGIKKLIYISSVAALGRTKDGDKVDEKKVWEESAVNTHYAISKYRAEMEVWRGFAEGQEGVILNPSTIIGYGNWNNSSCAIFKNVYDEFPWYTNGVNGFVDVEDVARAVIILMSSKINGERFILNGDNWSFRLLLNTMADAFQKKHPFREASPIMGQIAWRLEKIKSRFTGKKPLLSKETAKVAQSKTYFDNSKILSALPGFQFTPLDSAISQSCKRYLAQHS